In Saccharomyces paradoxus chromosome VIII, complete sequence, the genomic window GAAAAGCTCCGTGACGGAAAGTTCTCCATGATCTATATTTAGCAGTCTACTTAGCGGCCGAAGGAACATACCTAAGCGACACGAACCAAAGGAGCAAGTCGAAGTCAACCCTTTGACACTCAAAATATCTTTAAAACCGGTCATTTGTGAGGGAAGCAATTCAGATGCCTAAGACTAGTTATTTGgataaaaatttcaaatctaCTCACTACAATAATGTGCGACCTTCTTACCCCTTATCTTTAGTCAATGAGGTAATGAAATTTCATAAAGGCCCCTGCAAAACCTTGGTTGATATTGGATGCGGCACAGGAAAGGCAACTTTTCTCTTCGAGCCCTATTTTGAGGAAGTCACTGGCGTTGATCCCTCTTCTGCCATGCTTTCCATTGctgagaaggaaaaaaacgAACTTAGATTAAATAACAAGATTAAATTTGTTAATGCAGTTGGTGAGGACTTATCCAGCATTCATCCAGGAACGGTGGATATGGTTATTTGTGCAGAGGCCGTCCATTGGTGtaatttggaaaaactaTTCCAGCAAGTTTCCTCTACATTACGAAGTGATGGAACTTTTGCATTCTGGTTTTATATTCAGCCAGAATTTGTGGACTTTGCCCCAGAAGCCTTAGATGTATACTACAAATATGGATGGGGCAAGGATTACATGGGCAAATATTTGGACGACAACCAGCGGGAAGTTTTGTTGAATTACGGTGGTGAAAAACTACGTTCTTTGTTATCGGACCGATTTAAAGATATTGAAATAACAATTTACAGTCCTTCGGACGCAAAAGCATCAACAGTAACTGCTGAAAACAGTCAGTTTCTTTGGAGGACAACCACTACTCTAAATC contains:
- the CRG1 gene encoding S-adenosylmethionine-dependent methyltransferase (S-AdoMet-dependent methyltransferase involved in lipid homeostasis~similar to YHR209W), which produces MPKTSYLDKNFKSTHYNNVRPSYPLSLVNEVMKFHKGPCKTLVDIGCGTGKATFLFEPYFEEVTGVDPSSAMLSIAEKEKNELRLNNKIKFVNAVGEDLSSIHPGTVDMVICAEAVHWCNLEKLFQQVSSTLRSDGTFAFWFYIQPEFVDFAPEALDVYYKYGWGKDYMGKYLDDNQREVLLNYGGEKLRSLLSDRFKDIEITIYSPSDAKASTVTAENSQFLWRTTTTLNQFREFVKSWSLYSSWTRDNPSKPDIADIFVDELKKVCYCENLDVPLKVEWSTFYYLCRKRG